A stretch of Acidimicrobiales bacterium DNA encodes these proteins:
- a CDS encoding carboxymuconolactone decarboxylase family protein has translation MPRLREVGRAEAHPAAIAMYDFLFGDRDPVTDPGTSTGSPGDWWTVTALVPDAFDHILGGIGFYRSPDRIISPHLRELGQLRVGYITMSRFVWSQHCKACREMGWSDGKIQAARAWQTSDLFEPVERALLAYTDALVLEGGRVDEQLMDALKAHLSEEEILEFTYITLTYDMYARMSKALKLEFDNVDDDIREIDGGLLGDGRATS, from the coding sequence ATGCCCCGCCTCCGCGAGGTCGGGCGCGCCGAAGCGCACCCGGCCGCCATCGCCATGTACGACTTCCTCTTCGGCGATCGAGACCCGGTCACCGATCCGGGCACGTCCACCGGCAGCCCGGGCGACTGGTGGACCGTCACCGCCCTCGTCCCCGACGCGTTCGACCACATCCTCGGCGGCATCGGCTTCTACCGCAGCCCGGACCGGATCATCTCGCCCCACCTGCGTGAACTCGGCCAGCTGCGCGTCGGCTACATCACGATGAGCCGGTTCGTCTGGTCCCAGCACTGCAAGGCGTGCCGCGAGATGGGATGGAGCGACGGGAAGATCCAGGCGGCTCGGGCCTGGCAGACGTCGGACCTGTTCGAGCCGGTGGAACGGGCCCTTCTCGCGTACACCGACGCCCTCGTGCTCGAAGGCGGCCGGGTCGACGAGCAGCTGATGGACGCCCTGAAGGCGCACCTCAGCGAGGAGGAGATCCTCGAGTTCACCTACATCACGCTCACCTACGACATGTACGCCCGGATGAGCAAGGCGTTGAAGCTCGAGTTCGACAATGTGGACGACGACATCCGCGAGATCGACGGCGGCCTGCTCGGCGACGGCCGCGCCACCTCCTAG
- a CDS encoding VOC family protein, whose amino-acid sequence MGINHLAFAVKDMAATHAFYTESMGFELVKTEIVPKETGGFARHAFYSTGSAEDQLIAFWDLANDVGAGTDFKTDISRDLGLEPLTNHIAFQADDVDDLMAKKKHWLDHGHTVLEIDHGWVHSIYTEDPDKIAVEFAVVTRPFTDADRTEAAALLFAEEPTPSTEKILATLHQPGVEEPLVLMGADS is encoded by the coding sequence ATGGGGATCAACCATCTGGCATTCGCGGTGAAGGACATGGCGGCGACGCACGCGTTCTACACCGAGTCCATGGGATTCGAGCTCGTGAAGACCGAGATCGTCCCGAAGGAGACCGGCGGGTTCGCCCGCCACGCCTTCTACTCGACGGGATCGGCCGAGGATCAGCTGATCGCGTTCTGGGATCTGGCCAACGACGTCGGCGCGGGCACCGATTTCAAGACCGACATCAGCCGCGATCTCGGGCTCGAGCCGCTGACGAACCACATCGCGTTCCAGGCGGACGACGTGGACGACCTCATGGCCAAGAAGAAGCACTGGCTCGACCACGGCCACACCGTCCTCGAGATCGACCACGGCTGGGTGCACTCGATCTACACCGAGGATCCCGACAAGATCGCCGTGGAGTTCGCCGTCGTCACCCGCCCGTTCACCGACGCGGACCGGACCGAGGCCGCGGCCCTCCTCTTCGCCGAGGAGCCCACGCCCAGCACCGAGAAGATCCTCGCCACCCTGCATCAGCCCGGCGTCGAGGAGCCCCTGGTGCTGATGGGGGCGGACAGCTGA
- a CDS encoding zinc-dependent metalloprotease — MAADPVDWEIARKVARRVAGKEPFTGAQHRDGLEEDFDRYTAMAEDLVAAETGLRSLSGNARGRVTDRNGWIEANLASFQRLLRPITTKLGEKLDEGSGPNLGGKIAGAELGAMLGWMSTRVLGQYDLLVIEDESPDDQDIVYYVAPNVLALERRYAFPKQEFRLWLALHEVTHRAQFTGVPWMREHFLGLVNSTMESVDPDPQRFLAAIQRLMEARKRGEDPMDQGGMMALFASEEQLAVINEVAGLMSLLEGHGDVTMDRAGKGLVPSQERFARVLRQRRQNSSGFTKVFQRLAGLEAKIKQYAEGEHFISVVEDHGGSSLLDRAWAEPANVPSIGEIREPELWIARVGSDDSDSDDAAA, encoded by the coding sequence TTGGCGGCTGATCCCGTCGACTGGGAGATCGCCCGGAAGGTGGCGCGCCGCGTCGCGGGCAAGGAGCCCTTCACGGGCGCCCAGCATCGCGACGGACTCGAAGAGGACTTCGATCGCTACACGGCGATGGCGGAGGATCTCGTCGCCGCCGAAACGGGCCTGCGGTCGCTGAGCGGCAACGCGCGCGGTCGGGTCACCGACCGCAACGGCTGGATCGAAGCCAACCTCGCGTCGTTCCAGCGACTGCTCCGGCCGATCACGACGAAGCTCGGCGAGAAGCTCGACGAGGGGTCGGGCCCGAACCTCGGCGGCAAGATCGCGGGCGCCGAGCTGGGCGCCATGCTCGGCTGGATGTCCACCCGGGTGCTGGGGCAGTACGACCTGCTCGTGATCGAGGACGAGAGTCCCGACGACCAGGACATCGTCTACTACGTCGCCCCCAACGTGCTCGCGCTCGAGCGGCGCTACGCGTTCCCCAAGCAGGAGTTCCGGTTGTGGCTGGCGCTCCACGAGGTCACCCACCGGGCCCAGTTCACGGGTGTGCCGTGGATGCGCGAGCACTTCCTCGGGCTCGTGAACTCCACGATGGAGTCGGTCGACCCGGACCCGCAGCGTTTCCTCGCGGCGATCCAGCGCCTGATGGAAGCCCGCAAGCGGGGTGAGGACCCGATGGACCAGGGCGGGATGATGGCGCTGTTCGCCTCGGAGGAACAGCTCGCCGTCATCAACGAGGTGGCCGGCTTGATGAGCCTCCTCGAAGGACATGGCGACGTCACGATGGACCGCGCCGGCAAGGGGCTCGTGCCGTCCCAGGAGCGCTTCGCCCGGGTCCTGCGTCAGCGGCGCCAGAACTCGAGTGGGTTCACGAAGGTGTTCCAGCGGCTCGCCGGGCTCGAGGCGAAGATCAAGCAGTACGCGGAGGGCGAGCACTTCATCTCGGTCGTGGAGGATCACGGCGGATCGTCGTTGCTCGATCGGGCGTGGGCGGAGCCGGCCAACGTGCCGTCGATCGGCGAGATCCGCGAGCCCGAACTCTGGATCGCCCGAGTCGGCAGCGACGACTCCGACTCCGACGACGCCGCGGCCTGA
- the tilS gene encoding tRNA lysidine(34) synthetase TilS, which translates to MDPVDLLDRCEFPAGHLHLGVSGGADSVAMALLAHAAQRPFTIWHVHHGLQAGADDDAEAVARLAADLGAACEIRRVEIDAGGDLEARARAARYAALPDDVCVGHTADDRAETVLLNLFRGAGLAGVAARMDRVHRPILGLRRAETEAVCAIAGYRPVADPMNDDPTFRRVAVRRSVLPAAAEAFDRDVVPLLNRHADLVADALEVIGAAADDVDATNVVALRGVPRAVATEVLRRWIAAELGSAAGIDLAAIDRAMLVVDGTHKATELPGGHRLARTDGVLRIEQRP; encoded by the coding sequence GTGGATCCGGTCGACCTGCTCGACCGGTGCGAGTTCCCCGCGGGGCATCTGCATCTCGGCGTGAGCGGGGGTGCGGACAGCGTCGCCATGGCACTGCTGGCCCACGCGGCGCAGCGACCGTTCACGATCTGGCACGTCCACCACGGCCTGCAGGCGGGGGCGGACGACGACGCCGAGGCGGTCGCGAGACTCGCCGCGGACCTCGGTGCGGCGTGCGAGATTCGGCGGGTGGAGATCGACGCCGGTGGGGACCTCGAAGCCCGGGCGCGGGCCGCCCGCTATGCGGCTCTGCCCGACGACGTGTGCGTGGGTCACACGGCCGACGACCGGGCCGAGACGGTGCTGCTCAACCTCTTCCGCGGGGCGGGGCTCGCCGGCGTGGCGGCGCGCATGGATCGGGTCCACCGGCCGATCCTGGGTCTGCGCAGAGCCGAGACGGAGGCCGTCTGCGCGATCGCCGGATACCGGCCGGTGGCCGATCCGATGAACGACGACCCGACCTTTCGGCGGGTCGCGGTGCGGCGCTCGGTGCTGCCGGCGGCGGCCGAGGCGTTCGACCGCGATGTCGTCCCGCTGCTCAACCGGCATGCCGATCTGGTCGCCGATGCGCTGGAGGTGATCGGCGCGGCCGCTGACGACGTGGACGCGACGAACGTCGTCGCGCTGCGAGGGGTCCCCCGGGCGGTCGCCACCGAGGTGCTGCGGCGCTGGATCGCGGCCGAACTCGGCTCGGCCGCCGGCATCGACCTGGCGGCCATCGACCGGGCGATGCTCGTCGTGGACGGCACCCACAAGGCCACCGAGCTCCCGGGCGGCCACCGACTGGCCCGGACCGACGGAGTCCTGCGCATCGAGCAGCGACCGTGA
- the hpt gene encoding hypoxanthine phosphoribosyltransferase — protein MGVPAGSLGRTVIGADELAARVQDLGRQITEDYHDRQPLLVGVLKGAFIFMSDLGRAINRPVEFDFMAVSSYGDSTASSGVVRIVKDLETDIRDRDVILVEDIVDSGLTLRYLRQLLEDRGPASLEVCALLVREGARSDDVKYVGFPIQPDFVVGYGLDVAQHYRELDSIRVFEPAE, from the coding sequence ATGGGCGTACCCGCGGGCTCTCTCGGCAGGACGGTGATCGGGGCGGACGAGCTCGCGGCGCGGGTGCAGGACCTCGGCCGGCAGATCACCGAGGACTACCACGACCGCCAGCCTCTGCTCGTCGGGGTGCTGAAGGGCGCGTTCATCTTCATGAGCGACCTCGGTCGGGCGATCAACCGACCAGTCGAGTTCGACTTCATGGCGGTCTCCTCGTACGGCGACTCGACCGCGTCCTCCGGCGTGGTCCGCATCGTCAAGGACCTGGAGACGGACATCCGGGACCGAGACGTCATCCTCGTCGAGGACATCGTCGACTCCGGGCTCACCCTGCGTTACCTCCGCCAGTTGCTGGAGGACCGTGGTCCCGCGAGCCTCGAGGTGTGCGCTCTGCTCGTTCGCGAGGGCGCCCGTTCGGATGACGTGAAGTACGTCGGCTTCCCCATTCAGCCCGACTTCGTCGTCGGCTACGGGCTCGATGTCGCCCAGCACTACCGGGAACTCGACTCCATCCGGGTGTTCGAGCCGGCCGAGTGA
- the folE gene encoding GTP cyclohydrolase I FolE yields the protein MSHDHDDDFDTDRPLINGIHAPEVDQPRIAAAVREILEAIGEDPTRDGLLDTPDRVARMYAEVCAGLHQDPAEHLMKTFEAGHDEMVMVRDIPLYSLCEHHLIPFLGKAHVAYIPNETGRVTGLSKLARLVDGYAKRPQVQERLTRQVADAIEHQLAPSGVLVVIEAEHLCMSMRGVRKPGSSTVTSSVTGIFRDNVATRAEAMRFLERR from the coding sequence GTGAGCCATGACCACGACGACGATTTCGACACCGACCGGCCACTGATCAACGGCATCCATGCGCCGGAGGTCGATCAGCCCCGGATCGCCGCCGCGGTGCGGGAGATCCTGGAGGCGATCGGCGAGGATCCCACCCGCGACGGCCTGCTCGACACGCCCGATCGCGTCGCCCGCATGTACGCCGAGGTGTGCGCCGGGCTCCACCAGGATCCGGCCGAGCACCTGATGAAGACGTTCGAGGCGGGTCACGACGAGATGGTGATGGTGCGGGACATTCCGCTCTACTCGCTGTGCGAACACCACCTGATCCCCTTCCTCGGCAAGGCCCACGTCGCCTACATCCCGAACGAGACCGGGCGGGTCACCGGCCTCTCGAAGCTGGCTCGTCTCGTCGACGGCTACGCCAAGCGCCCGCAGGTGCAGGAGCGGCTCACCCGTCAGGTCGCGGATGCCATCGAGCACCAGCTCGCCCCCAGCGGCGTCCTCGTGGTCATCGAAGCGGAGCACCTCTGCATGTCGATGCGGGGCGTCCGCAAGCCGGGCTCGAGCACGGTCACGTCGAGCGTCACCGGCATCTTCCGCGACAACGTCGCCACCCGTGCGGAGGCGATGCGGTTCCTGGAGCGGCGCTGA
- the folP gene encoding dihydropteroate synthase, translating into MTRVMGVVNVTPDSFSDGGEFADPATAVAHARRLLAEGAELIDIGGESTRPGSEPVPEQVELDRVVPVIEALAGTIGDAAISVDTTKPAVAIAAVGAGATIINDVSASLETVAADLGVGWVAMHSLGPSATMQDDPRYDDVVEEIATFLDDAAARGRRAGVERMWVDPGIGFGKTSVHNLELVANLDRFVPIAPVLVGVSRKRFVGELHAVSDGIAGETPATPVDDRYEGSVAMATWSAHMGADIVRVHDVRGTVHAVRVVNS; encoded by the coding sequence ATGACCCGGGTCATGGGCGTCGTCAACGTCACACCGGATTCGTTCTCGGACGGCGGCGAGTTCGCCGATCCGGCCACCGCGGTCGCCCACGCCCGTCGGCTGCTCGCCGAGGGCGCCGAGCTGATCGACATCGGCGGCGAGAGCACCCGGCCAGGGTCCGAACCGGTGCCCGAGCAGGTCGAACTCGACCGGGTCGTACCCGTGATCGAGGCACTCGCGGGAACCATCGGCGACGCGGCGATCTCGGTCGACACGACCAAACCGGCGGTGGCGATCGCCGCGGTCGGTGCCGGCGCGACGATCATCAACGACGTGTCGGCGTCGTTGGAGACCGTGGCCGCCGATCTGGGTGTCGGCTGGGTGGCGATGCACTCGCTCGGCCCGTCGGCGACCATGCAGGACGACCCCCGCTATGACGACGTGGTCGAGGAGATCGCGACGTTTCTCGACGATGCGGCCGCCCGGGGCCGGCGGGCCGGCGTGGAGCGGATGTGGGTGGATCCCGGCATCGGCTTCGGGAAGACGTCCGTGCACAATCTCGAGCTCGTCGCGAACCTCGACCGGTTCGTCCCGATCGCGCCGGTGCTCGTGGGGGTCAGCCGCAAGCGTTTCGTCGGCGAGCTCCACGCCGTTTCCGATGGCATTGCAGGGGAAACCCCGGCGACACCGGTCGACGACCGCTACGAGGGATCCGTCGCGATGGCCACGTGGAGCGCGCATATGGGCGCGGACATCGTCCGCGTGCACGATGTCCGCGGTACGGTCCACGCCGTGCGAGTGGTGAACTCATGA
- the folB gene encoding dihydroneopterin aldolase — translation MATDTIQLRDLRLMCLCGALPEEQDRQQPYAFDIDLVAELPATMSDRLEETVDYGAVLDRIEAVTSSEAFQLFERMAERIAEEMLRFDRVVEVTVEVRKLRPPVAQDLGSSGIRLTRRRG, via the coding sequence ATGGCCACCGACACCATCCAGCTCCGCGACCTGCGCCTCATGTGCCTCTGTGGCGCGTTGCCCGAGGAGCAGGACCGACAGCAGCCCTACGCGTTCGACATCGATCTCGTCGCCGAACTTCCGGCGACGATGTCGGACCGGCTGGAGGAGACCGTCGACTACGGCGCTGTGCTCGATCGGATCGAGGCCGTGACGTCCAGTGAGGCATTCCAGCTGTTCGAGCGCATGGCGGAGCGCATCGCCGAGGAGATGCTGCGCTTCGACCGGGTCGTCGAGGTGACCGTCGAGGTGCGCAAACTCCGCCCACCGGTTGCCCAGGATCTCGGGTCGAGCGGTATCCGGCTGACCCGCCGGCGGGGATGA
- the folK gene encoding 2-amino-4-hydroxy-6-hydroxymethyldihydropteridine diphosphokinase, translated as MSERHRAFLALGSNIGDRVGHLRRAIASIPDVDGESAVYETPPISEIAQDAFLNMVVRLDTELDARALLDVCRACEAEAQRVRIDHWGPRTLDVDVLWVDGETVDDPPDLLVPHPRMFERSFVLVPLADLGADLLPDGYDVEATAAADGIVRVGRLDELEAEPTVLRTHIVGGGRAGGALAAALTRAGWPEPTIFGRDADRSTVGADADLVVIATPDDAIADVAAALPRRADVAVAHLAGSLGLDVLGDHPRVAAIHPLVSMPDAETGAARLPGAWFAIAGDPRVQQIVAALEGQAFHVADADRAAYHAAAVVASNHLVALLGHAERIAATAGVPFDAFLQLIRGSVENVAALGPAAALTGPAARGDEATIERHLAALPEDERASYEAMAREARRLAGRSASDAEGAS; from the coding sequence ATGAGCGAGCGACACCGGGCGTTCCTCGCGCTCGGGTCCAACATCGGGGATCGGGTCGGCCACCTGCGGCGGGCGATCGCCTCGATCCCGGACGTGGACGGTGAGTCCGCCGTCTACGAGACCCCGCCGATCAGCGAGATCGCACAGGACGCGTTCCTCAACATGGTCGTGCGGCTCGACACGGAGCTCGACGCCCGCGCCCTGCTCGACGTCTGCCGCGCCTGTGAGGCCGAAGCCCAACGGGTGCGCATCGATCACTGGGGACCGCGCACGCTCGACGTCGACGTGCTCTGGGTGGACGGGGAGACGGTCGACGACCCGCCGGACCTGCTGGTGCCCCATCCCCGGATGTTCGAGCGCTCCTTCGTGCTCGTGCCGCTCGCCGACCTCGGCGCGGACCTGCTGCCGGACGGCTACGACGTCGAGGCCACCGCCGCAGCGGACGGGATCGTGCGGGTCGGCCGACTCGACGAGCTCGAGGCCGAACCCACCGTGCTGCGGACCCACATCGTGGGTGGCGGGCGCGCCGGTGGCGCGTTGGCGGCGGCGCTCACGAGGGCCGGGTGGCCCGAGCCGACGATCTTCGGGCGCGACGCGGACCGCTCGACGGTGGGAGCCGACGCGGATCTCGTCGTCATCGCCACGCCGGACGATGCGATCGCCGATGTCGCCGCCGCGTTGCCCCGGCGCGCGGACGTGGCCGTCGCCCATCTGGCCGGGTCCCTCGGCCTCGACGTCCTGGGTGACCACCCCCGGGTGGCGGCGATCCATCCGCTGGTCTCCATGCCGGACGCCGAGACGGGCGCGGCCCGCCTCCCGGGCGCGTGGTTCGCGATCGCCGGCGACCCACGCGTGCAGCAGATCGTGGCCGCGCTCGAGGGGCAGGCGTTCCACGTGGCCGACGCCGACCGGGCGGCCTACCACGCCGCCGCGGTGGTGGCCTCGAACCATCTGGTCGCCCTGCTCGGCCATGCCGAGCGCATCGCGGCGACGGCGGGTGTGCCCTTCGACGCCTTCCTGCAACTGATCCGCGGCTCGGTCGAGAACGTGGCCGCGCTCGGCCCCGCCGCCGCGCTGACCGGCCCCGCCGCCCGCGGCGACGAGGCGACGATCGAACGTCACCTCGCCGCGTTGCCGGAGGACGAACGGGCGTCCTACGAGGCGATGGCGCGCGAGGCCCGCCGCCTCGCCGGGCGGTCCGCGTCCGACGCGGAGGGAGCATCGTGA
- the panC gene encoding pantoate--beta-alanine ligase: protein MIIFTTIADVRAQLDADRAAGRRVGFVPTMGYLHDGHVSLIDAAVAANDRTVVSIFVNPLQFAEGEDLEDYPRDLDADTARCDAAGADYVFAPSVEEMYPRPVDTVVTVPGVSAPLEGVHRPTHFAGVATVVTKLFAIVGPCRAYFGAKDWQQVAVVTRMASDLSIPAEVVPCPIVREPDGLAMSSRNVYLTPTERAQAPALRRALDAGLAALRAGERDGASVAAAMRAVLAADAPDGSVDYAAAVSAESLTADGPLRGDVRLLLAVKFSKARLIDNDGTTV, encoded by the coding sequence GTGATCATCTTCACGACGATCGCGGACGTGCGGGCACAGCTCGACGCCGACCGGGCTGCCGGCCGGCGTGTCGGCTTCGTCCCGACGATGGGCTACCTCCACGACGGCCATGTCTCGCTGATCGACGCCGCCGTCGCCGCGAACGACCGGACGGTCGTGTCGATCTTCGTCAACCCGCTCCAGTTCGCCGAGGGCGAGGACCTCGAGGACTACCCCCGAGACCTCGACGCGGACACCGCCCGCTGCGACGCGGCCGGTGCGGACTACGTGTTCGCGCCGTCCGTCGAGGAGATGTACCCGCGCCCGGTCGACACGGTGGTCACCGTGCCCGGTGTCAGTGCGCCGCTCGAGGGCGTGCACCGGCCGACCCACTTCGCCGGCGTCGCCACGGTCGTCACCAAGCTCTTCGCGATCGTTGGGCCGTGCCGCGCCTACTTCGGGGCGAAGGACTGGCAGCAGGTCGCCGTGGTGACCCGTATGGCGAGCGACCTCAGCATCCCGGCCGAGGTCGTGCCGTGCCCGATCGTGCGGGAGCCGGACGGCCTGGCCATGTCGAGCCGCAACGTCTACCTGACGCCGACCGAACGGGCACAGGCCCCGGCCCTGCGCCGGGCGCTCGACGCCGGGCTCGCCGCCCTGCGCGCCGGAGAGCGCGATGGCGCGTCGGTCGCGGCGGCCATGCGCGCCGTGCTCGCCGCCGATGCTCCCGACGGCTCGGTCGACTATGCGGCTGCCGTGTCGGCCGAATCGCTCACCGCCGACGGGCCGCTGCGAGGCGACGTGCGACTGCTGCTCGCGGTGAAGTTCAGCAAGGCCCGCCTCATCGACAACGACGGCACGACCGTCTGA
- a CDS encoding phospholipid scramblase-related protein: MTAYTADWYPDPGGVHELRYHDGTKWTEHVSNHGRQSVAPLTDAGAVPTTGMSAEKIQQQVSAKAGVQPGAAPGGGTIFTEPVLVVNQKAKLLEMNTEYAVYDQNGTQIGAIRQVGQSTLKKVARFVSSLDQFMTHTLQLVDTNGAVQLSVTRPAKFAKSKVHVSDAAGNQIGSIVQKNMIGKIRFSLEGMNGEIGSLNGENWRAWNFNLQDAAGNEVARITKTWEGLAKTMFTTADNYVLQIHRPLEEPMRSLVVASAVSVDLALKQDSRGLG, from the coding sequence ATGACTGCGTACACGGCGGACTGGTATCCGGACCCCGGTGGCGTGCACGAGCTGCGCTACCACGACGGCACGAAGTGGACCGAGCACGTCTCGAACCACGGGCGCCAGAGCGTCGCTCCGCTCACCGATGCGGGCGCTGTGCCCACCACGGGCATGAGCGCCGAGAAGATCCAGCAGCAGGTCTCCGCCAAGGCCGGCGTCCAGCCCGGCGCGGCGCCCGGTGGCGGCACCATCTTCACCGAGCCGGTCCTGGTGGTGAACCAGAAGGCCAAGCTGCTCGAGATGAACACGGAATACGCCGTGTACGACCAGAACGGCACCCAGATCGGGGCGATCCGGCAGGTCGGCCAGTCCACCCTGAAGAAGGTCGCTCGCTTCGTCAGCAGCCTCGACCAGTTCATGACCCACACGCTCCAGCTCGTGGACACCAACGGCGCCGTGCAGCTCTCGGTCACCCGGCCGGCCAAGTTCGCGAAGTCGAAGGTCCATGTCTCGGACGCCGCGGGCAACCAGATCGGGTCGATCGTCCAGAAGAACATGATCGGCAAGATCCGTTTCTCGCTCGAAGGCATGAACGGCGAGATCGGGTCCCTCAACGGCGAGAACTGGCGGGCCTGGAACTTCAACCTGCAGGACGCCGCCGGCAACGAGGTCGCCCGCATCACCAAGACGTGGGAGGGCCTCGCGAAGACGATGTTCACCACCGCCGACAACTATGTGCTCCAGATCCACCGTCCGCTGGAGGAGCCCATGCGCAGCCTCGTGGTCGCGTCCGCCGTCTCGGTCGATCTCGCCCTGAAACAGGATTCACGAGGTCTGGGCTGA
- a CDS encoding type III pantothenate kinase, with product MLLTIDVGNTQNVLGLYDLDSDRGEGAAVGLVDHWRLSTDRERTSDEYAIAIRSLLDTADVELESDLRGVAICSGVPRILANLREMVSRYLSFDPIVIEPGVKTGMPILYDNPKEVGADRIANAIAAHDLYGGPTVVVDFGTGNNFDVISADGEFLGGAIAPGIEISLDALFGRAAQLRAIELVEPRSVIGKSTVESIQSGAVYGFAAMIDGMVERFAAELGDINVVATGGLAHLISPVAESIEHVEPFLTLHGLRIVHHRNQR from the coding sequence GTGCTCCTCACGATCGACGTCGGCAACACCCAGAACGTCCTCGGGCTGTACGACCTCGACAGTGACCGGGGCGAAGGCGCGGCGGTCGGCCTCGTCGACCACTGGCGGCTGTCCACCGATCGGGAGCGCACCTCGGACGAGTACGCGATCGCGATCCGGTCCCTGCTCGACACCGCGGACGTGGAGCTCGAGTCCGACCTGCGGGGCGTGGCGATCTGCTCCGGTGTGCCGCGGATCCTCGCGAACCTGCGCGAGATGGTGAGCCGGTACCTCTCGTTCGATCCGATCGTGATCGAGCCCGGCGTGAAGACCGGCATGCCGATCCTCTACGACAATCCGAAGGAGGTCGGCGCCGACCGCATCGCCAACGCCATCGCGGCCCACGATCTCTACGGCGGGCCGACCGTGGTCGTCGACTTCGGAACGGGTAACAACTTCGACGTCATCTCCGCCGACGGTGAGTTCCTCGGTGGCGCCATCGCGCCGGGCATCGAGATCAGCCTCGACGCGCTGTTCGGCCGGGCCGCCCAGCTGCGGGCCATCGAGCTGGTCGAGCCCCGTAGCGTCATCGGCAAGTCCACCGTCGAGTCGATCCAGTCCGGTGCCGTCTACGGCTTCGCCGCGATGATCGACGGCATGGTGGAGCGATTCGCCGCGGAGCTCGGGGACATCAACGTCGTCGCAACCGGCGGCCTCGCCCACCTCATCTCACCGGTGGCCGAGTCGATCGAACACGTCGAGCCCTTCCTCACCCTCCACGGGCTGCGGATCGTCCACCATCGAAACCAGCGGTGA